Below is a genomic region from Cloeon dipterum chromosome 2, ieCloDipt1.1, whole genome shotgun sequence.
AGAGAGGTTTCTGGCCAAaggtttgtaaaattttaatttttgtctcgtcaataagcaaaaaatcgaaacgaaaaaaaaacagaaaaatatgtttttgttaattatgtACAAATGTATAATACCACAAGGTtttatttcgtaattttttgtCGTATAATTCGATTCTAATTCCAAAGAAGAgtattatgaataaatttttgcaataatagtTATATTTGGCGCTGTTCGTTTAaagaattataatatttattttcagttggTTGGGGTGTGAATCAAGTGCACGGATTTGGAGAGCAACCTTCGGTGAAGTCCCAagtgcttaatttaattagatcaATTAGGACAGTCATGAGAAGTAAGGACATTCAATTATATAGGCCACTTTGAACTCATTCAAATGATCGGTCTGTTTGTTGCACAGTTCCTCTGATCTTCCTCAACATATTGACGatcatattcaaattaatcctCGGTTAGCCCTCGCCAAGCGGACGTTAGGGCTTCTTTGGAGGTGAAATTAACAACAAACTCTTCGTTTCTCTTGTCTACAGAAAAACATGTAATTAAAGTTTCCAATTtgcatcaaatgaaaaaatgatttttttctagaatttcaGAAACCTGAAATCAAAGTCACGTTTTATTTGGAGcagttgttatttttatttataaaatatgttaTGTAAAATCGAGATGAATATTTACAGTCAGTGATGCCTGGTGTAAAGTGTAAATTAATAGcaatttcttttgcaaattttcgatgctggttaaaatttggtaaaataaaaaactaagtTGTGCTTTGCCATCACCATGATCGCCATTCTGCCAGTGTACATATGTAGAGAATTACTTGATTCCAGTTTTTCCGAAAAGCTGCTATAAAATTTCTAAGACGTCGACACCACAAACGAGGAGCCAATAGGGCTTCCTCATCACGAAGTCGAACGCAAAGAACAGACTTTTTTTGCAGCTCCCGCACGATCCTCTCggtttctaaaataaaaattcagaccTTCA
It encodes:
- the LOC135934967 gene encoding immediate early response 3-interacting protein 1, producing the protein MAFTLWTLFEASLLCLNAICVLHEERFLAKVGWGVNQVHGFGEQPSVKSQVLNLIRSIRTVMRIPLIFLNILTIIFKLILG